From a region of the Paraburkholderia hospita genome:
- the pyrC gene encoding dihydroorotase gives MTASTAASVDTLTLARPDDWHLHVRDGAMLAAVLPHTARQFGRAIIMPNLKPPVTTTEMARAYRERIIAAIPAGVKFEPLMTLYLTDNMPPEEIRRARESGFVHGVKLYPAGATTNSDAGVSDIRKCAKTLEMMQETGMPLLIHGEVTDSSIDLFDREKVFIDRVMTPLRRDFPALKVVFEHITTKDAADYVRDAGAPPELLGATITAHHLLYNRNAIFQGGIRPHYYCLPVLKRETHRVALVEAATSGNPRFFLGTDSAPHPKGLKEHACGCAGCYTALHALELYAEAFDKAGALDKLEGFASFHGADFYRLPRSEEKVTLRREEWTLPAEVAAGDTPVVPLRGGETIGWKLV, from the coding sequence ATGACCGCATCTACCGCTGCTTCCGTCGATACCCTCACGCTCGCCCGTCCCGATGACTGGCACCTGCACGTCCGCGATGGCGCGATGCTCGCCGCCGTCCTGCCGCACACCGCGCGCCAGTTCGGTCGCGCGATCATCATGCCGAACCTGAAGCCGCCCGTCACGACGACGGAGATGGCGCGCGCCTATCGCGAGCGCATCATTGCGGCGATCCCGGCCGGCGTGAAGTTCGAGCCGCTGATGACGCTGTATCTGACCGACAACATGCCGCCCGAGGAAATCCGCCGCGCCCGCGAAAGCGGTTTCGTGCATGGCGTGAAGCTGTATCCGGCGGGTGCGACGACGAATTCGGATGCGGGCGTCAGCGACATCCGCAAGTGCGCGAAAACGCTCGAGATGATGCAGGAAACGGGTATGCCGCTGCTGATTCACGGCGAAGTGACAGATTCGTCGATCGATCTGTTCGATCGAGAGAAAGTGTTCATTGATCGCGTGATGACGCCGCTGCGCCGCGATTTCCCGGCGCTGAAGGTCGTGTTCGAGCACATCACCACAAAGGATGCCGCCGACTACGTCCGCGACGCGGGCGCGCCGCCCGAGCTGCTGGGCGCGACGATCACTGCGCATCATCTGCTGTACAACCGCAACGCGATTTTCCAGGGCGGCATTCGTCCGCATTACTACTGCTTGCCCGTGCTGAAGCGCGAGACGCATCGTGTGGCGCTCGTCGAGGCGGCTACGTCGGGCAATCCGCGCTTTTTCCTCGGCACGGACAGCGCGCCGCATCCGAAGGGTCTGAAGGAGCACGCGTGCGGCTGCGCGGGCTGCTACACGGCGCTGCATGCACTCGAGCTGTACGCGGAAGCGTTCGACAAGGCGGGCGCGCTCGACAAGCTCGAAGGCTTCGCGAGTTTCCACGGCGCGGACTTCTACCGCCTGCCGCGCAGCGAGGAGAAGGTGACGCTGCGCCGCGAAGAATGGACGCTGCCGGCGGAAGTCGCGGCGGGTGACACGCCCGTGGTGCCGTTGCGCGGCGGCGAGACGATCGGCTGGAAGCTCGTTTGA
- a CDS encoding class II glutamine amidotransferase: MCQLLGMNCAAPTDVTFSFTGFAARGGVTDHHSDGWGIAFFEDKACRLFIDHQSSATSPIAEMVKRYPIKSKNTIAHIRKATQGHIVLENCHPFMRELWGRHWIFAHNGDLQNYSPVLSGVYQPVGSTDSELAFCALLQGLRKAFPGSQPPLNELFAALEALTREITQFGVFNFLMSNGQALFAHCSTHLHYLVRSWPFSTAHLVDADVSIDFAKYTTPEDRVAVIATQPLTDNEIWTAFEPGDLLMFQHGEVIARANVPVPPAVLEKARNPTCDPSASASMLPAASVLDLESDDAAAYES; encoded by the coding sequence ATGTGCCAACTACTCGGAATGAATTGCGCCGCGCCCACGGACGTCACGTTCTCGTTCACCGGCTTCGCGGCGCGCGGCGGCGTCACCGACCACCACTCCGACGGCTGGGGCATCGCCTTCTTCGAAGACAAGGCCTGTCGCCTGTTCATCGACCACCAGTCGTCGGCCACCTCGCCGATCGCCGAAATGGTCAAGCGCTACCCGATCAAGTCGAAAAACACGATCGCGCATATCCGCAAGGCGACGCAAGGGCACATCGTGCTCGAGAACTGCCACCCGTTCATGCGGGAGTTGTGGGGACGCCACTGGATCTTCGCGCACAACGGCGATCTGCAGAATTACAGCCCGGTGTTGTCGGGCGTGTATCAGCCCGTCGGCAGCACGGATAGCGAGCTGGCGTTCTGCGCGCTGCTGCAAGGGTTGCGCAAGGCGTTTCCTGGTTCGCAGCCGCCGCTGAACGAACTGTTCGCCGCGCTGGAAGCGTTGACGCGCGAAATCACCCAGTTCGGCGTGTTCAATTTTCTGATGTCGAACGGCCAGGCGCTGTTCGCGCACTGCTCGACGCATCTGCATTACCTCGTGCGTAGCTGGCCGTTTTCGACTGCGCATCTCGTCGACGCGGACGTTTCGATCGATTTCGCCAAGTACACGACCCCCGAAGATCGCGTCGCCGTGATCGCCACGCAGCCGTTGACCGACAACGAAATATGGACCGCTTTCGAGCCGGGCGATCTGCTGATGTTCCAGCACGGCGAAGTGATCGCGCGCGCCAACGTGCCCGTGCCGCCGGCCGTGCTGGAGAAGGCACGCAATCCCACCTGCGATCCGAGCGCTTCCGCGAGCATGCTGCCCGCGGCGTCCGTTCTCGATCTCGAATCCGACGACGCCGCCGCGTACGAATCCTGA